One Roseimaritima multifibrata DNA window includes the following coding sequences:
- a CDS encoding sulfatase-like hydrolase/transferase gives MSVRLSFAVASVGFLLAAGLFRSMPSDAAEKDLASPNLVVFLVDDMGVMDTSVPFLTDESGKPKRYPLNDYYRTPNMVRLAEQGIRFNNFCAMSVCSPTRISIMTGQNAARHRATNWINPDKNNGGPLGPPEWQWEGLEKKDVTLPGVLADSGYETIHIGKAHFAPRAMDGADPLHLGFDRNVAGASFGAPGSYYGMKNYGNGQKRRSHHAVPHLEAYHGTETFLTEALTIEAKKQLDQAIETKKPFFLHMAHYAVHAPFDSDPRFAPNYSESGKPANAQAFATLIEGMDRSLGDLLDYLEQEGVAENTLILFLGDNGSDAPLGHQHAVACAAPLRGKKGSHYEGGMRVPFIAAWAKPNAANSLQQRFPIAVGKIQPQIASVEDIFPTLTSLAGAAVPDEHVVDGYSLAKLVSGVHDTERPESFLMHYPHAPHRSDYFTSYRDGDWKVVYHYVPSEVSNDSHYQLFNLVEDPFESTDLSETEPVELQRMMARLIEELESHEALYPLQNQDSKPTEVRRPKMP, from the coding sequence ATGTCAGTTCGACTTTCTTTTGCGGTTGCCTCGGTAGGCTTCCTGCTGGCCGCCGGTTTGTTTCGGTCGATGCCGTCTGATGCTGCGGAAAAAGACCTTGCCAGTCCCAATTTGGTTGTCTTCCTGGTCGATGACATGGGAGTAATGGACACCTCGGTTCCGTTTTTGACGGATGAATCTGGCAAACCGAAACGCTACCCGCTGAACGACTATTATCGAACGCCGAATATGGTGCGATTGGCGGAGCAGGGGATTCGGTTTAACAATTTTTGTGCGATGAGCGTCTGCTCGCCGACGCGCATTTCGATCATGACCGGGCAGAACGCGGCTCGACATCGAGCCACCAACTGGATCAACCCGGACAAGAACAACGGCGGACCGCTTGGTCCGCCAGAATGGCAATGGGAAGGGTTGGAAAAGAAGGACGTGACGTTGCCCGGCGTCTTGGCCGATTCCGGTTACGAAACGATTCATATCGGAAAGGCCCATTTTGCGCCTCGAGCCATGGACGGAGCCGATCCACTCCACCTGGGGTTTGACCGGAACGTAGCGGGCGCCTCATTTGGGGCTCCCGGTAGCTATTACGGGATGAAGAATTATGGCAATGGACAAAAAAGGCGTTCCCATCATGCCGTCCCACATCTTGAAGCCTACCATGGGACGGAGACTTTTCTTACCGAAGCATTGACCATTGAAGCGAAGAAGCAACTCGATCAGGCGATCGAAACGAAGAAGCCGTTCTTCTTGCACATGGCTCACTATGCTGTGCACGCTCCGTTTGATTCCGATCCCCGCTTCGCGCCGAACTACAGTGAATCAGGCAAGCCTGCTAACGCGCAAGCTTTTGCGACGTTGATTGAAGGGATGGATCGCTCCTTAGGCGACCTGTTGGATTATCTAGAGCAGGAGGGCGTTGCCGAGAACACTTTGATTCTGTTCTTGGGAGACAATGGCTCGGACGCACCACTTGGGCACCAGCATGCGGTTGCCTGTGCGGCACCGCTGCGAGGCAAAAAGGGATCGCATTACGAAGGGGGCATGCGAGTTCCGTTCATTGCAGCTTGGGCAAAACCGAATGCAGCAAACAGCCTCCAGCAACGTTTCCCGATTGCCGTAGGAAAGATCCAGCCTCAGATCGCATCGGTCGAAGACATTTTTCCAACGTTGACTTCGCTGGCAGGTGCTGCAGTTCCCGATGAGCATGTCGTGGATGGATACTCGTTGGCGAAACTGGTTAGCGGCGTGCACGACACTGAGCGACCGGAATCGTTTCTAATGCATTACCCACATGCACCTCACCGCAGCGATTATTTCACCAGCTACCGGGACGGAGACTGGAAGGTGGTTTACCACTATGTCCCCTCAGAGGTTTCGAACGATTCACACTATCAACTATTTAATTTGGTCGAAGATCCGTTCGAATCGACCGATTTGTCAGAAACCGAACCGGTCGAGTTGCAACGCATGATGGCAAGGTTAATCGAAGAATTAGAGTCGCATGAAGCACTCTATCCCCTGCAAAACCAAGATTCCAAACCAACCGAGGTTCGTCGACCAAAGATGCCATAG
- a CDS encoding DUF4381 domain-containing protein, with product MKIDADPTDLSKLNDIVVPPDVAWWPLAVGWYLLTAVVMVCLAAFAWQRFRMWQTNAYRREALRLLASATDSREVAELLKRTTIAVLPRSTVAAKTGTGWVDWLCQQSPQPMSDAVRNALSHGLYAPAASVRADERQEFVAVRQYAEAWVKTHRPLGDDATC from the coding sequence ATGAAGATCGATGCCGATCCGACGGACCTTTCTAAACTGAACGATATCGTGGTTCCGCCCGATGTCGCTTGGTGGCCGCTGGCGGTGGGCTGGTACCTATTGACGGCGGTCGTGATGGTTTGCCTAGCCGCGTTTGCGTGGCAGCGTTTCCGAATGTGGCAAACGAACGCATACCGCCGTGAAGCCCTACGGCTGTTAGCGTCGGCGACCGACAGCCGGGAGGTCGCAGAATTGCTGAAGCGTACGACGATCGCCGTGTTACCACGTTCCACCGTTGCCGCAAAAACGGGAACCGGTTGGGTGGATTGGCTTTGCCAGCAATCGCCACAGCCGATGTCCGACGCGGTTCGAAACGCCCTTTCACATGGATTGTACGCTCCGGCCGCATCGGTTCGTGCAGACGAACGACAGGAATTTGTGGCAGTTCGTCAGTATGCAGAGGCGTGGGTAAAAACGCATCGTCCGCTGGGGGATGACGCAACATGTTGA
- a CDS encoding BlaI/MecI/CopY family transcriptional regulator, which translates to MQLSDAEWIVMNLIWDSQPTEASDVIAALGTANRWSDATIKTMLHRLVKKGALNTELIGKKYRYTAAVRRSACVRKASRSFVDRVFGGDAAPALLHLVKTGKLSEDELAELRELLNSKISDKKGSKE; encoded by the coding sequence GTGCAGTTATCAGACGCGGAATGGATTGTGATGAATCTCATCTGGGATTCCCAGCCAACTGAAGCAAGCGATGTGATCGCTGCCTTGGGAACGGCCAACCGGTGGTCCGATGCGACCATCAAGACCATGCTTCACCGATTGGTGAAAAAGGGAGCACTGAACACGGAACTGATTGGCAAGAAGTATCGCTATACGGCGGCCGTCCGACGCAGTGCCTGTGTGCGGAAAGCAAGCCGTTCCTTTGTCGATCGAGTTTTCGGCGGCGATGCGGCACCGGCACTCTTGCATTTAGTCAAGACCGGGAAGCTGAGCGAAGATGAACTGGCTGAGCTTCGCGAGTTATTGAACTCCAAAATTTCGGACAAGAAGGGATCAAAGGAATGA
- a CDS encoding tetratricopeptide repeat protein, with protein sequence MKTWIVLAAISWHGLWFTADQYGHRLFQDEKFQQAAEAFEDPMWQGTAWYRSGEFEKAAAAFLLVDTPQSNFNRGNALLFSGKYDQAIESYERSLEQQPGWEQAVQNRNLAIARRDMLKNEGGDLGDQQVGADKVVFDAKKPIKEGEETKVDPENASQDNQVQSLWLRRVQTKPADFLKAKFSYQLADEGETK encoded by the coding sequence ATGAAGACGTGGATTGTTTTGGCTGCGATTTCATGGCATGGACTCTGGTTCACGGCGGATCAGTATGGACACCGTCTGTTCCAAGACGAAAAGTTCCAGCAGGCCGCAGAGGCGTTTGAAGATCCGATGTGGCAGGGGACGGCATGGTATCGGTCAGGAGAATTCGAGAAGGCTGCCGCAGCCTTCTTGTTGGTCGATACCCCTCAAAGCAATTTCAATCGCGGAAACGCATTGTTGTTCAGTGGGAAATATGATCAGGCAATCGAGAGCTACGAACGCTCGCTAGAGCAGCAGCCCGGATGGGAGCAAGCGGTCCAGAATCGAAATCTAGCGATCGCGCGTCGCGATATGCTAAAAAATGAAGGCGGAGATTTGGGGGATCAACAGGTCGGAGCTGACAAAGTCGTTTTTGATGCAAAGAAGCCGATCAAGGAAGGCGAGGAAACCAAAGTCGATCCGGAAAATGCCAGTCAAGATAATCAGGTGCAGTCGCTCTGGCTGCGAAGGGTACAAACGAAACCAGCAGACTTCCTAAAGGCTAAGTTCTCCTATCAGTTGGCAGATGAAGGAGAAACGAAATGA
- a CDS encoding M56 family metallopeptidase — translation MEVFECLAWAVFWLGLAAWRTLPVFIAVLILDRVLRKRIPAKYICLLWMLVVARLLMPISPATPFGVSVKIDSTIVSLATSKSEPEPNSLRMNKFTPMESGRTSTLPEVTSDDTAEYKQKANAYANQSQLTYSYPAEHHSRSGPISPKESVWEALVPILAIGFLTVWAIGIAFSIVKNLISYVRFTVQLSRCRTIEEQGIVDQTLRACDRIGIGRRPQVKEVAALEAPAVFGLLRPVICLPIDWRKELSGEKLDWVLRHELAHIKRRDSLVLFVAGIARTLHWFHPLSWIAYAKLQHNIERAADEIATKDLSDVNVRGYGDLLLQYATGHTSAQQVATVGLLAMALPRGLKGRIESLVTKRPQRPWAARMMMMPVLAILIASGLTDAKVPEPIFTRRQQIPDFHVALTEAKMPPLTISSEWELDRSEAREVSIDVSASLRKAEELQPGIDAEKFVTNYFGLLPVSGPNQTENKILDGVMTAVLTPQQETLMKSRLTEFERTGLWQITTRMWFIETNVRTLNEIDWSTVDEDTRCSRPTAPPSIDNQEAWEATFSNDVKTEKGTANSPYGIEHNFAIPIRTSKINGSEIEQLINSFHGDTRSNLMQSPNVTLFNGQSAVISDIVQRPFVTDVAIVHGEKQSALEPKISIFEEGIKVRLKARVTDTQQIDLQAVVTASEINDVRIANLPRLATNQPDGDITIQVPSILSESIAIQTRLNQDEALLVLTPKPYVGPKVDGEQVPDSGRCHVLMIQTELIPDNECLKNYLFPKTDPRWKFFREEH, via the coding sequence ATGGAAGTCTTTGAATGTTTGGCGTGGGCCGTTTTTTGGTTGGGGTTGGCCGCATGGCGGACGCTGCCAGTATTCATCGCCGTGCTGATCCTGGACCGGGTGCTGCGGAAACGCATCCCCGCGAAATACATTTGCTTGCTGTGGATGCTAGTTGTGGCTCGGCTGCTGATGCCGATTTCGCCTGCGACTCCATTCGGAGTATCCGTAAAGATCGACAGTACGATTGTTTCTCTGGCGACATCCAAATCCGAACCGGAGCCCAACTCGCTACGAATGAACAAGTTCACACCTATGGAGTCAGGACGCACTTCCACACTTCCTGAAGTCACCTCAGACGATACGGCCGAATACAAACAAAAGGCAAACGCGTACGCAAATCAGAGCCAACTGACCTATTCTTATCCAGCTGAACACCATTCCCGCAGCGGACCGATTTCCCCAAAAGAATCCGTTTGGGAAGCTCTCGTCCCAATCCTCGCAATCGGTTTTCTGACAGTTTGGGCAATCGGCATTGCTTTTTCCATAGTGAAGAATTTGATTTCCTATGTCAGGTTTACCGTACAGCTTTCTCGCTGTCGCACCATCGAAGAACAGGGCATCGTTGACCAAACCCTTCGTGCATGTGATCGAATTGGAATTGGCCGACGTCCGCAAGTAAAAGAAGTCGCGGCACTGGAGGCCCCAGCGGTTTTCGGACTGCTGCGTCCTGTCATCTGCCTTCCAATCGACTGGCGAAAAGAGCTGTCAGGCGAGAAACTCGACTGGGTTCTGCGTCACGAACTGGCACATATCAAACGCCGGGATTCGCTAGTGCTATTCGTCGCGGGCATCGCTCGAACATTGCACTGGTTTCATCCTCTTTCCTGGATCGCGTACGCGAAGCTTCAGCACAACATTGAACGCGCCGCTGACGAAATAGCAACAAAAGATCTAAGCGATGTGAACGTTAGAGGCTACGGCGATTTGCTGCTGCAGTATGCGACGGGCCATACGTCCGCACAGCAAGTCGCAACGGTTGGTCTGCTTGCCATGGCGCTTCCGCGTGGTCTGAAGGGGCGTATCGAATCGCTTGTAACAAAACGCCCCCAGCGACCATGGGCCGCCAGAATGATGATGATGCCAGTCCTCGCCATCCTGATTGCCAGCGGCCTGACCGACGCGAAGGTGCCCGAACCGATCTTCACACGACGACAGCAGATTCCCGATTTTCACGTCGCATTGACCGAGGCCAAAATGCCACCGTTGACGATCTCCTCTGAATGGGAGCTGGACCGATCCGAAGCCCGAGAGGTTTCCATCGACGTAAGTGCCTCGCTTCGGAAAGCGGAGGAACTGCAGCCAGGCATCGACGCCGAGAAGTTCGTCACAAACTACTTTGGGCTCCTTCCGGTTTCCGGTCCGAATCAAACCGAGAACAAAATTCTTGACGGAGTAATGACGGCCGTCCTTACCCCGCAACAAGAGACGTTGATGAAAAGCCGTCTGACGGAGTTCGAGCGGACAGGTCTGTGGCAAATAACGACCAGAATGTGGTTCATCGAAACAAACGTTCGGACACTGAACGAAATTGATTGGTCAACGGTGGACGAAGACACCCGCTGCAGTCGCCCCACCGCACCACCAAGTATCGATAACCAAGAAGCGTGGGAAGCCACATTTTCAAACGACGTCAAAACGGAAAAGGGGACTGCAAACAGCCCGTACGGTATCGAACATAACTTTGCCATACCAATACGTACGAGCAAGATCAACGGTTCCGAAATTGAACAGCTGATTAACTCTTTTCATGGCGACACGCGATCCAACCTAATGCAGTCTCCAAATGTTACTTTGTTCAACGGGCAGTCTGCGGTTATTAGTGACATCGTCCAGCGCCCCTTCGTAACCGACGTTGCAATCGTTCATGGTGAAAAGCAAAGCGCTCTCGAACCGAAAATTTCTATCTTTGAAGAAGGCATAAAAGTTCGTCTGAAAGCTCGCGTCACAGATACCCAGCAGATTGATCTGCAAGCGGTCGTCACGGCGTCAGAGATCAACGACGTCCGAATTGCGAATCTGCCACGACTAGCGACCAATCAACCCGATGGTGATATTACGATTCAAGTTCCTTCGATCCTTTCCGAATCGATTGCGATTCAAACTCGCCTGAATCAAGACGAGGCGCTGCTTGTCTTGACTCCTAAGCCTTACGTTGGGCCCAAAGTCGACGGAGAGCAGGTGCCTGATTCCGGACGCTGTCACGTCTTAATGATCCAGACGGAGTTGATACCCGACAACGAATGCCTGAAAAACTACTTGTTCCCCAAAACCGATCCGCGATGGAAGTTTTTTAGGGAAGAGCACTGA
- a CDS encoding vWA domain-containing protein: MNGFGILSDFHFLRPWLLLALPLVTVLWWFWQRHSDPLKGWRDQMDEDLLIALTVGQSKTKLNGEVLILLVWWLMVLAIAGPTWRLEPSPFADDASPLMLVLKADQSMDRPNPAPARLERAKLKIADIAKTRAGQPLGLIVYAGSAHLVLPPTRDTDVVVQMVRDIETGIMPKPGDRLDEAIREAGIDMKDQGGAVLVLADSIATDAGQLRKALTAIPNTPVHVLAITPPGSPEYGTLETACQAMHATMHDLSIDDSDVDAVIRSVARSPQSKAGQSTNRWQEAGWYLVPGIVLLLAFSLRRQTSPKAEMT, encoded by the coding sequence ATGAACGGATTCGGCATTTTGAGTGATTTTCATTTTCTACGTCCTTGGTTACTGCTTGCCCTACCACTGGTGACGGTGTTGTGGTGGTTCTGGCAACGGCATTCTGATCCGCTAAAAGGTTGGCGTGATCAGATGGATGAGGACCTTCTGATCGCTTTGACGGTGGGCCAAAGCAAGACGAAGCTGAACGGTGAGGTTTTGATTCTTTTGGTTTGGTGGCTGATGGTTTTGGCGATCGCCGGACCGACATGGAGGTTGGAGCCAAGCCCGTTTGCTGACGATGCCTCGCCGTTGATGTTGGTGTTAAAAGCGGACCAGAGCATGGACCGCCCAAATCCGGCGCCTGCGCGACTGGAGCGCGCCAAACTGAAAATTGCGGACATCGCCAAAACGCGTGCCGGTCAACCGCTGGGATTGATCGTTTACGCAGGCTCGGCACATCTTGTCCTTCCTCCAACAAGAGATACGGACGTTGTCGTTCAGATGGTCCGCGATATTGAGACAGGTATTATGCCCAAACCTGGAGACCGACTGGATGAAGCGATCAGGGAAGCGGGGATCGATATGAAGGATCAAGGCGGGGCAGTGTTGGTCCTCGCGGATTCAATTGCAACCGACGCGGGCCAACTGCGAAAGGCTTTGACGGCGATTCCAAACACTCCAGTCCATGTTTTGGCGATCACTCCGCCTGGGTCTCCCGAATACGGGACGCTTGAGACAGCTTGCCAAGCAATGCACGCGACCATGCACGATCTTTCGATCGATGATTCCGATGTCGATGCAGTCATCCGATCGGTCGCACGTTCGCCTCAGTCAAAGGCAGGGCAGAGTACGAACCGTTGGCAGGAAGCCGGCTGGTACCTTGTTCCGGGGATCGTGTTGTTACTGGCCTTTAGCTTGCGGCGGCAGACCAGCCCGAAAGCGGAGATGACCTAA
- a CDS encoding vWA domain-containing protein — translation MLTFMMAWAFVLLPLPWMLRWLLPPAVRDQPAVQVPFGDRLQTASKGNLANAVLPKRDLKHLFFILVWGSVVVALARPQWIEPPVTKDKPTRDLLLLVDLSGSMQEEDFTNEAGEKVDRLSAVKDVVGDFLANRKGDRVGLVVFGDAPFLQAPFSTDLDIAKRLLNETAVGMAGPQTALGDAIGLGISLFENSDAPTKTLIALTDGNDTKSQVPPVEAARIAQQRDIRIYTVAIGDAETVGEDKIDEISLREVAEETDGKFFFAADRAELKNIYAELDKLETKKVDVVSFRPRRDLYFWPLAFALLCSALDKGFVVLRSRRVHAVSTDTAGVRVLASTGKLEVIQR, via the coding sequence ATGTTGACCTTCATGATGGCATGGGCATTTGTGCTGCTTCCTTTACCTTGGATGCTCCGCTGGTTGTTGCCTCCTGCGGTAAGAGACCAACCAGCGGTCCAAGTTCCGTTCGGCGATCGCTTACAAACCGCCTCGAAAGGGAATCTTGCCAATGCGGTACTGCCAAAACGAGATCTGAAACATTTGTTTTTCATCTTGGTGTGGGGCAGTGTGGTGGTCGCACTCGCGAGGCCACAGTGGATTGAACCTCCGGTCACGAAAGATAAACCGACACGCGATCTATTGCTGCTGGTCGATCTTTCGGGTTCGATGCAGGAGGAGGATTTTACAAACGAAGCGGGGGAGAAGGTCGATCGCCTATCGGCCGTAAAAGATGTGGTTGGGGATTTTCTTGCGAATCGCAAAGGGGATCGAGTTGGCTTGGTCGTGTTTGGTGACGCCCCTTTCCTGCAGGCTCCGTTTTCGACGGATCTAGATATCGCTAAAAGACTTTTGAATGAGACCGCCGTCGGAATGGCCGGGCCTCAAACGGCACTCGGCGACGCGATTGGTTTAGGGATTTCACTTTTCGAAAACAGTGACGCCCCTACGAAGACGTTGATCGCTTTGACCGATGGGAACGATACGAAAAGCCAAGTACCGCCGGTCGAAGCGGCGCGGATCGCCCAGCAACGCGATATTCGCATCTACACCGTCGCGATCGGAGATGCGGAGACCGTCGGCGAAGACAAAATTGACGAAATCTCTTTGCGAGAAGTTGCCGAAGAGACAGACGGCAAATTCTTTTTCGCTGCAGACCGTGCTGAGCTGAAAAATATCTATGCCGAATTGGACAAACTGGAGACCAAAAAGGTCGATGTCGTCAGTTTTCGTCCACGTCGAGATCTCTACTTTTGGCCACTCGCATTTGCGCTATTGTGCTCGGCACTTGATAAAGGGTTTGTAGTCCTCCGCAGTCGTAGGGTGCATGCGGTTTCAACCGATACCGCTGGCGTTCGAGTGCTTGCCTCCACCGGGAAATTGGAGGTGATTCAGCGATGA
- a CDS encoding BatD family protein codes for MIHVRPLSLLLVFFALSGLAEIPTGHASLLAAEVDPVEVVLPKDNAWVGQKVSFSIQVKAMGSFTGATNFSLPQVPRTLIVEIGSPVVSSETIGDDSWFIRTHEFAIFSQQAGTVSIPAIPVRYSSRNGFTGPAVDRDASTKAFTIQLKQPPGTEDVGVLITTDQYDVTEKWSVSGDTAVQGDLWKRTIHQQADAMTGMALSPPPTESIEGLKIYTGSPQTSDKTERGDFTGTRIDQLSYLFQKPGTVSIPAIEYVWWDPKKEKLLRKTLPQVNVHVTPAPSLLEEEEDQTASLPWLAIVAVTLLLLATFMGRRLLAKWIRRAWLTVYPEESRMTHRLLKACRSNDLESACHYWMQWSEMHDAGCGFPDSLEAAVTDMHRHRYGTPGQEAWSGKEVGAAVTEYRRRLKHPKESPPTSSLPSLN; via the coding sequence ATGATCCATGTTAGGCCTTTATCGTTGCTTCTGGTTTTCTTCGCGCTATCGGGTTTAGCAGAGATCCCGACAGGTCACGCGTCGCTGCTTGCGGCGGAAGTCGATCCGGTTGAGGTCGTGTTGCCGAAGGATAACGCTTGGGTGGGGCAGAAAGTGTCGTTCTCGATCCAAGTGAAAGCGATGGGGTCGTTTACGGGAGCAACCAATTTTTCTCTTCCGCAGGTACCGCGAACGTTGATTGTTGAAATCGGTAGCCCTGTCGTTTCATCAGAGACGATTGGGGACGATAGCTGGTTCATTCGCACTCATGAGTTTGCGATTTTCTCTCAGCAGGCGGGTACTGTCTCGATTCCTGCAATCCCGGTGCGGTATAGCAGTCGCAATGGGTTCACCGGGCCCGCCGTCGACCGCGATGCTTCGACGAAAGCATTCACGATTCAGCTGAAACAGCCTCCGGGCACCGAGGATGTTGGAGTTTTGATCACAACCGATCAATACGACGTTACCGAAAAATGGTCGGTCTCGGGCGATACCGCCGTGCAAGGGGACCTATGGAAACGGACGATTCATCAGCAAGCGGATGCAATGACCGGAATGGCTTTGTCGCCTCCGCCAACGGAGTCGATCGAGGGTTTGAAAATTTATACCGGTTCGCCTCAGACCTCGGACAAAACCGAGCGAGGCGATTTTACCGGAACGCGTATTGATCAGCTCTCCTACCTGTTCCAGAAACCAGGAACCGTATCCATACCCGCAATTGAATACGTATGGTGGGATCCAAAAAAAGAAAAACTGCTGCGCAAGACTTTGCCCCAGGTGAATGTCCATGTAACGCCCGCGCCGTCTCTTCTTGAGGAGGAAGAGGATCAAACGGCATCGCTCCCCTGGCTGGCGATTGTCGCGGTGACTTTGTTGTTGTTGGCGACTTTCATGGGGCGAAGGTTATTGGCAAAGTGGATCAGAAGGGCATGGTTGACGGTCTATCCAGAAGAGAGCCGGATGACGCACCGGCTGCTGAAGGCGTGTCGATCCAATGATCTTGAATCGGCGTGCCATTACTGGATGCAATGGAGCGAAATGCACGATGCTGGCTGTGGATTTCCGGATTCTTTAGAGGCAGCGGTCACCGACATGCATCGGCATCGCTACGGCACGCCGGGACAGGAGGCTTGGAGTGGTAAAGAAGTTGGCGCCGCAGTAACGGAGTATCGTCGTCGGTTAAAACATCCCAAAGAGAGCCCCCCGACAAGCTCGCTCCCCTCGCTGAACTGA
- a CDS encoding DUF58 domain-containing protein, whose product MTARITISLEGLIGLKAKAHGFSFLPRQPIGSLLSGRHRSRLRGRGLDFEELRHYVQGDDVRAIDWKATARLRSPHIRVFSEERDRPVLLVVDQRQDMFFGSRRAMKSVVACELAALAAWKSLATGDRVGGIVFNNHSLKEIRPHRSQGRILQFLQELSLQNQMLVKPSPEPSTVTLNQALEAAQRHAKHDYLVVLISDLSGADQQTQKLATQIAAHNDMMVVAVYDPLGISLRSQPGMFASANGQRIEVSAGSGFPQAFQDAFEQLLEHWMTIFRALKIPVLPIATEEPVVDQIRQLFGQHGVTG is encoded by the coding sequence ATGACCGCTCGGATTACAATCTCCTTGGAAGGCTTGATCGGCCTGAAAGCCAAGGCCCATGGTTTCTCTTTTTTGCCGCGGCAACCGATCGGCTCGCTTCTTTCCGGCCGGCACCGGTCGCGATTGCGCGGGCGAGGCTTGGACTTTGAGGAACTTCGACACTACGTTCAAGGCGACGACGTTCGAGCGATCGACTGGAAGGCGACCGCTCGTCTGCGATCGCCGCATATACGCGTTTTCAGCGAGGAGCGTGATCGGCCGGTGTTGCTTGTCGTCGATCAGCGACAAGATATGTTCTTCGGAAGTCGACGTGCGATGAAGTCCGTGGTGGCTTGCGAACTGGCGGCGTTGGCCGCCTGGAAATCGCTTGCGACAGGTGATCGCGTCGGCGGAATCGTCTTTAATAATCACAGCTTAAAAGAAATCCGACCTCATCGTAGTCAGGGGCGAATCCTACAGTTTTTGCAGGAATTGAGCCTTCAAAACCAGATGCTTGTCAAACCTTCACCGGAGCCCTCGACGGTCACCCTGAACCAAGCCCTAGAGGCAGCCCAACGCCACGCGAAACATGATTACTTGGTCGTTTTGATAAGCGATTTGTCAGGCGCGGATCAGCAAACGCAGAAATTGGCGACACAGATTGCGGCACATAATGACATGATGGTGGTTGCCGTGTACGATCCGCTTGGGATCTCATTGCGTTCACAGCCCGGGATGTTTGCTTCGGCCAATGGGCAAAGAATTGAAGTCTCCGCTGGTTCCGGATTCCCTCAAGCATTTCAGGACGCCTTTGAGCAATTGCTTGAACACTGGATGACCATCTTTCGTGCCCTGAAAATTCCTGTGCTACCGATCGCAACGGAGGAACCGGTTGTGGATCAGATTCGCCAACTGTTCGGGCAGCATGGAGTGACCGGATGA
- a CDS encoding serine hydrolase domain-containing protein: protein MFAIRAAVLILVVLLQVPSGHADERPSMQSVEAFLQKSVEKGSVAGGVLLVYHRGEPILEAPFGFADLEAGKPYKMDTPVIIASISKPLIGTILFRMQEAGKLNLDAPITEYLPEFADPQMKSGEPSPRPPKVGELLTHTSGFRSDYEDGGRIWFQDWTKERPLSEVVAGVAKNIPLNRVPGTKYAYSGIGTDVAARIGEVVSGERRNAFLQSELAEPLQMDHTFYFAKTRVDALPEGMPIRYYRGSRSGKLLRYKKRLPLDDEFYSSSGGTVVSTAEDLGRWLLMLRSRGILPDGSRYLSAASMDAMLHPAPLGYNAAGGLFIRRKNDQGVPVLYAHTGSSGTNVWIDFEQDVIGIMLTQTRASDIKPFRIELQDRVTKAVASEYLEPAVSK from the coding sequence ATGTTTGCCATTCGTGCTGCTGTTCTGATTCTTGTGGTTCTGTTGCAGGTTCCGTCTGGACATGCTGATGAAAGACCTTCGATGCAGAGCGTTGAAGCTTTTTTGCAAAAATCGGTAGAGAAGGGGAGTGTCGCCGGAGGCGTGTTGTTGGTTTACCATCGTGGTGAACCGATTCTTGAAGCTCCGTTTGGCTTTGCGGACTTGGAAGCTGGCAAACCGTACAAGATGGATACACCGGTCATTATTGCATCGATCAGTAAACCATTAATTGGAACGATTCTGTTCCGCATGCAGGAAGCGGGCAAGCTGAATCTGGATGCACCGATCACCGAATACTTGCCCGAATTTGCCGACCCGCAAATGAAATCGGGTGAGCCCTCGCCTCGGCCGCCCAAAGTCGGAGAATTGTTGACGCATACCTCGGGCTTTCGCTCAGACTATGAGGACGGCGGACGGATTTGGTTTCAGGACTGGACAAAGGAACGCCCGCTCTCTGAAGTGGTCGCCGGAGTCGCAAAGAACATTCCGCTGAACCGCGTGCCTGGCACAAAGTACGCTTACAGTGGAATCGGGACCGATGTCGCTGCACGCATTGGTGAAGTGGTTTCTGGAGAACGACGCAACGCTTTCCTGCAATCAGAACTTGCGGAACCGCTGCAAATGGATCACACCTTCTACTTCGCGAAGACGCGCGTCGATGCGCTCCCCGAGGGGATGCCGATTCGGTACTACCGTGGAAGCCGGAGCGGGAAGTTGCTGCGATACAAAAAGCGTCTGCCACTGGACGACGAATTCTATAGTTCGTCAGGTGGGACGGTCGTTTCAACAGCTGAAGATCTCGGTCGTTGGTTACTAATGCTCCGCAGCCGAGGCATCTTGCCGGATGGTAGTCGCTATCTATCGGCAGCATCGATGGACGCGATGCTCCATCCTGCACCGCTTGGATACAACGCAGCGGGTGGCTTATTCATCCGCCGAAAAAATGACCAAGGCGTTCCTGTGCTTTACGCTCACACCGGGTCGAGTGGAACCAACGTTTGGATTGATTTCGAACAGGACGTGATCGGTATTATGCTGACTCAAACAAGGGCGTCTGATATCAAACCGTTCAGGATAGAACTGCAGGATCGAGTGACGAAAGCGGTGGCGAGTGAGTACCTGGAACCGGCAGTTTCGAAATAG